Below is a window of Humulus lupulus chromosome 9, drHumLupu1.1, whole genome shotgun sequence DNA.
atatgtgtgattatgatgaaatgaacggcaagggccgagtacggcgtaagccggggcggccgtgggccgagtacggcgtaagccggggcggccgtgggccgagtacggcataagccggggcggccgtgggccgaaagtaacacctagcacatgggatgctatagtcagggcggggcccggtggatacatgtgttatgctatattcagggtgggacccaaggggtacatgagttatcctcgcagtgagaaccgataccccaggcttcggtaaggctctggggcggcttggccgtgattgcttagtctaatggttgacttgtttatctgtggattatctgttatgataaactgtataaactgcatatgttatgttctgcatgagttttcttgctgggcttcggctcacgggtgctctatgttgcaggtaagggcaatgactgagtcaaccaaccatgagtacggagagcgtgaagcgacgcgtacatgtttggcctgcccgactgctttggttgggggtttattcgaaaatggctgtaataatctatgattttatgatttcttaactgtaaccttatttcaagatgtaattagttttcaaaccttattttgggatcccaaatgtttaatgatagaagttttaatgaaacaacgcattttcaaagattacagccttaacttttaattagtcacacttttgctcaaaacctcggttagcgagttcattgcacactatttcgtcttaaaaactcacttagtaacggctctaaggaagtagggtgttacagctgggataagagttatggtccgtacgtctacggccaaaggtcagagtcgacaccactatcacctgcgccactatgcctgccaccactcatcagacatgggtacagacaagtagtggagacatcctcctgacacctgctcccgtactggatgtacgaccacaacctctgaagccactcccctgacatagtacttatgtaccacttggtctcctagaCCACCATGtgcctaaggccattagagcctactataaaatgaactgggacaccacctgaaagggggttggaaattttactgtagcaaaggcttgagtgtgaatgaaagactgaattctccattattgttctatcattgttcttgagtgattgtttaagtttgtACAGCTTTTCTATTAGAGATCTtaacttgataatttttccaactcaacttagttgacgagttctcaccgtcaacagtaagataaaggcagataaaatCTCTTTAtcaaacagaaaagaggtcacaaggttaatacccgagctacaactactggtcgctacactattgactctattagtcatacactcactatctggcacgaagaagtctggccctagatttggagtatatgtaaagttgccctccccgtcaaacatgtgacagggaatgggcaagctATTtcaaagcaaaataactttaccgttctcatcagaggattcccccaagtccacaaccggctcttttgccttttgtttccccttgccttggggagcagaaggcctttctacagaaggattgcccatgggctccctgattgtaacccctgtcggcctccttcgtggaggggacacaggaggttgctgctcgggaaccccctcggcagtggcatcagctaccacgggtcctcttgtttcatggcgaggagccaggaggccagctagCCTCAAATTATCAttagtgaccagggacttgacgcttttttctgcgtttgtcatcctggccagtgcattggacctcaacaccatgtctggtgttggggtcagacataaccatgggcctgaaagacaaaatgtactttaagaaaaatgaagggaaattcgcTGATGAAAAGTACCGACCAATAaaagcagcacttacctcctcgagtgaaggccaagttgttgctggttatgtctggagtaaggaagtactccttactgtactactccacgttggatatgtgtgtggtggcactcaggaacgtcctgtttgtctcctggtgataaagatggaaaaagcccgtcccatactgttgagggttggacttgaggtcaaagaggtaattgacctcatggggggaaggttctggccattttttaagtttgtacaggatatagagtgcggccagcattctatatccatttggagtaatctggaagggggcgacatcgaaataattagccaccccctgataaaaaggatgaagagggaggatagcccccgcctctatgtggtaccgagaccaagcactgtatacacctccggggaggttagccctttggtctgcggcaggaattttgAGAGTAACCCCTATGAggggatacttcctaaggtagttagcaagcatcctaggagtcactaggctggtcggggagaaataccactcgacatcaggctgattctgatggcgaggacgggctctagtttggatgttagggtcaggagcaggattttctcggccactggtcgaaggaaccctggcctgtgaatcaggctgggcaggagggtttggattatcgtcggattcaggtcttttcttgcctaaggatttggaacgagccatttgaggagtaaaaggacgaggtctggaggaagatcatgaaaaaggaatctcgtgaattcggtcggccggttgttcttcgccttcgagcaactgggcgagaagatcgtcgtcgatgggttgttcacctccccacaaatctggcatcaaagtctgcaaacagaagaatggggaggtgatgATAGAGAATTTTTagaggctttttagaataacgctggtcgaatataaaagtcaagcttttatacagcagcattctaacaaaaagctaaatttttccacacgaacagtttgagaaacggatcaaagggtgaaagcaaaaagtttttcaaaaaagctttttttaactccccttagggcaggaaaaacctatttttcgactggcctaaaaatcgaatttttacttcgattttacgtcctaaaagtatgatcccaactatcaaactaactcgtaacctttttcacctacaagacattctattgacaaacatctcaacccagaagATGAACTCATACAGTCGACAAACAGAAgtatgcattacaaaaatacaaaacataaataTTCGAAGACTTACCAGAGAGAAGATCGTGGAGAATGATAAAGAATCTTCGGAAATCGAGGAGCTCTCAGGCTGAACCTTGAGGGTGCAGAAGAATGGCCTCTGGGAGAAGAcgaaagctctggttttagggtttctggaatgagtaatagcgtgcgtaaaaagaaaaagaaagcttcgaagatgttatataagtttgtttgtggcattaaaaaggtgtaatcatcagtttccctttttcgaagtatggggaagcgagatagccgtcgaattattactggggaaccgaaaagtcatgattagacaagagtaggttgcttttttcaagaacacacgaagggttctgacacgtatggcggggtcaccgaagggtcgttcattcaaaagtttatttattgctcgtaataaataaatttggggggcaaatgttatccaaaaaactggcattgatgacgtggcaagtgatccctagacacgtggctgacatctggaagaactctgctagtgtatcgaccagaaggtacattataagcaggaggcggcccagtctttcctACGACCAATCTAGTCGATGGTTCTGCGTACAGCATCAagttccaataaagatctttgtagatcccgaaattaactcacacaatctcctgagtatctgattattcaagagagaatatctgtaacaatctcgtgtaatcccccttaagcctataaatagagaaaaatagaTCAAGGAAATGACTTTTTGGCTTtggaatcatttgagactagaaTAATTCTACCTAAGATAttatattgttcttcagaggtcagtgaaactcattgaaccctagttctttgatcacccctttgattctcacatcaataacaatctaagttgacgtaggttattaccaaatcttgggaccgaaccactataaaatatcgtgttcttattatttttgtcattacgttcttttcaacgcattcattcacatcaagcatattctgactccgtgtcagttgaccaaaatctgggtcaacaatttATATTAGAATTTATGTGTTGATttgttttatataaaataaaataatataaatatgacATCTACTTAACACTAATAATATAATTTCCcaaacaaactaatacagttTTTCCAACTCAGCACTTTAAAATCCATAATCTTTTCCCCACATCAAAAAAAATACAGaaatacatttttattattattttttgattgGAAGTGGTCTTTAATATCGTAAATTAGGTATATCCTTGAATTACGTTCAAGAGTACATGTTCCTTGATCATCCTAATCTTCACTAATTACAGCCACATCTTGGATTTAGTTGCACATTAGCCAAGCCATGAAATCTATTAGCAGAGGCCAAAAATGCAAAACATTGCAATATTCCTGGCGAGAATGGAAAACTACTATTGTTTGATGAACGAATGAGTTTCAAAAGTAACAAACAGAATGGCACATATGGTTtggttaatatatatttatatcaatgaaaaattgcataaaatttgaatttatgaGATTGAAAAGCCTAACCCAAATGTAATCTTGATGGATGAAACCAAGAAAATGGACTACATAACCTACAAAGTTAAAAGGTCGAAGTAATAcataaattttgaattaaataagtTAGCCGCCCTCCAATTCACTCTTGCCAAAAAAGTACAGCAGGAATGTATGACTTGCTTAATTTTAGGCTTAGTGGCAGTCACCTGGCTTGCTCTTTAATGAACTTTGATAATGTAATGGTCGAACCCACGAGTCCCCAAAAATGCCAAACGTATGCATCAATTGAAGCCTCACTGATCTAAAATGCCATTCTACCTGCAAGCCTGCTTTCTGATATCCTTCTATCAATGGCTGCATCAATTGAGCTCATCTGAAACATAAATCCACATCAGGAAATGATAAGTGATGGTTTTGAGACAAATAACATGAGGCAGTCCAGATATATAATATCGATCTTGTTCCTATGCTAGAGATGCCAAACTTGTGAAAGATGCTGACCTGGGCCAAGTTGAATTCACTGTTGGATCATAAAATAAATAGCAATCATGCTATGAATGAGCAAAAATCTGTTGGGTTTGATTGTGTTTCACTTTTAATCAAACCCCCATAGTTCAAAGTTGAGTATTGGGAAAATGAATAACAACATAACGTTCAAATTTTACAAGAGCAACTACTATGCTATGTTGTTACTGAGTATGAACTAAGGTAGAAGAATGCTCGAGTAGATATTGCAGGAAGCCCATCAAAAAAAGTAATCACTAAAAGAAAAGTAGCATAAATACCTACTTGCATCTTTTGGTGCCCACAAGATTGGTTGGCATTGCGTAGAAACAGGATGATGACAGTTTAAAATAGAACAGCATGCCTATCAACCAATTAGGTTGGTAGCAGAAAGATGGATAGCTTAAAAGCGTATTCGCTACATgtgttctttcattttctttttattttaaaaataagttaaAATAAAAATCCATACAGAAGTACCTCTATAACAGGAAACAATGTGTAAACAACTGAATCTGAAAACATGAAACATAAAAGCCTACCCATGTGGTTAGAGCAATCCAAACTCCGTTAATTGAAGAGGTAGTATAACTTACCTGGCTAGTTTCATCATGCACCTGATACTGGCTTAAAGACATTCTTCTTTCCTCCTGCAAATATTTCAGTCATACAATGTAACAAGTTAGCAAAAACagccagaaaaaagaaaaagaaaaaaaaaatctgaataaTGTAGAAAAACCTACCATAGACATAGCTTCATCATCCCAAACCAAATAGACCTCATTAGTGGCTGGCTGGGTCGCAGGGGTTTTATTTGTAATGACGGGAGGAGGTCCAATTGAAGGACCACCAGTATTTGGACCCGAGGCATATGAGTGTGAATTGATCAACTGAACACCTATAGCAAAAGTGAACAAATGATTAATACAATGAAGGACCAACTTCACAATAACATGCATCTTTTTGGATTTAGCGTGCAATAATATTTTattcaaacaacaaagcaaaagCAGTAGAAATCAACAAAAGTGACATTTCTTAAATTCATGCAAATGCAATAACATATGAAATATGTTATCAAGGAGATTGAGAAATTATGTCGAGGCTTCCTTTGGGGAGTTGATGGTAACAGAAGTAAAATTCATTTAGCTTCTTGGAATAAGGTCTGTCTCCCAAAAGTTTATGGTGGTCTTGGATTCAAGAATGGCTTAGCTTGGAACAAAGCAATTCTAGCTAAGTACATACGGGCTATTACTGAGAAGCAGGACTTGCTGTGGGTTAAGTGGATCAATTCAGTTTATTTAAAAGGGTCTGAGTTCTGGTCTTATCGGATTCCCCCTGACACTAGCTGGTATTGGAGAAAACTTTGTAACCTCAGGGATGTCTACAGCTATGAAGAGATTAAGGCTGCTGGTAGTGCTGGAAAGTTTCACCCTTCTAAGCTGTATAACAGCTCACTATGCCAGCAACAAATAGGCTATCACAAAGTTGTTTGGTGCCGGCTTTCATTACCCAAACATAGATTTCTTCTCTGGCAAACAGTTAACGCTCAACTCTTAACATGTGATAATTTGATCAGGTTCAATGTGATGCTCGAATCCCAGCATTGTCCAGTCTGTCGAGTAGTTAATGAGACCCATGGCCATCTGTTTTTTGAATGCTGTCTATCTAGGCAAATCCTCATATCTATATTCAGCTGGTTGGGTTTTCAAGGATGGCCAACTGACTTTCATAGCTGGCTGGTTTGGCTCTCTAACAGGAGGTCTAGAGTGATATCTGACATTATTATCTCGGTGCTAGCAGCTGTAGTGTATGGAATATGGAGGAACCGAAATCGATGTGTGTTTGATAGTTGTTCTTGGTCAGCTAATAGCATAACTACTGATATAAAGTTTAGGATGAAGAACAGATTTTTCATTGTAAAAAGTAGGAAACTCTCAGTTCAAGAGCAGAGGTTTTTAGATAGATTAATTATGTAATCTAGTTTGAGTTCTTTTGGCTGTTTGTTTTTGCTTGGGTTGGAGGGTTTTCCCTTGTGGTTTTGGTTGTAAGTATTGACTGTATTGCTCATTGTTTGGCTTGCTAGTTGATTAATGAAGTTTCCTTCTtcttgaacaaaaaaaaaataacatatgaAATACAAGGTTGGAGAACTGATGCactagaataaaaaataaaatttgttcaGCTAAGTTGAAAACTGGAAAAGAATTAAAGAATAGAATGTGCTATATATTATTTTGCACCTGCACTTATTATTGACAACATAAGTAcaaaattaacaataaaaaaatctgctcatataatataataaaatccagTGTTCTATTTCCAGGCTCAAAATTATTTTGGAATTTTATGTCAGTTAGATTGAGTTTCTTCATTTTCTTAGCCATGGTTAATAATTTCAAGTAATTAAGGAGCATAACTTGCATCCTGTCAGTAACCGGAAGCTTAATCTAGCAAAAACAGTTCTTCATGGCAGAGCCATTAAAATCATGGATATTACAAAAGTCAGGAGCAGCTTTAAGTTGGGCCAGACAAAGATTGGCTCAGAGTCAAACAACACAAATTTCGCCAAGCCCAGCCTTCTCAGTGTTTCATTTTCTTAGCCAGAACTACTATGAAGCATAGATGatacaaatacaaaataaaaaagtCAGTGCTAGTTGATATTTTTAAGTCATCAAGGAGAATAACTTGCATCCTATTATTAACACAAAGCTCCATCTAGCAAAACCATTTCACAGTGGAGTAGAAGCTCCAAAGTTCAAAGCTCAGCCTTCTAAGGTCCTTGTCTCTGTGCAATTATGTTATTACCAGTTTCAATTATTGTAAtttcaaatatttataaataatgttGGTTAAAAAGTTATTTGTATGTTCTCTAAAATGATTCGGCATAAGAAGGTGAAGGCTAATCTTAATGCCAGCTGAGTGCACGTTCAGGCCCCACTATCAGCCAGGCAAAAACAAATATTAGGTTAGTCAAAGCTTGGGCTTAGAAAGGAGCAGAATAATAACTACTGTTGAGGATCTGAGCCCAACTTATTTGAATACTTTTCTTCCTGCTGAAACCTACAATTTTTAAGAGACGAAACCCTAGCGAATTATCAAGTAGGTACCGCAGACCTCATGGAAGCAAACCATGGGCCTGAACACTTGAGCTAACCCTCATATGTAGAATTTGAGCTCAACTTAAACTTCCTTTGATGCATCTATATTACAAAAATAACCTTATTAGATATAATCTAAATCCAATTTACAATGTATTTTTACATCAATTTTCTAATACTAAAACTTCCACAAAATCTTATCAAAAGCAATATGACCAATATGACTATAGTTCATAgcaaacatgaaaaaaaaaatatcatttgtgTAATTAATACTTAGTCTACGAAGATCTGAATGTTTGGAAATATGGAAGCTACTAGTCAGATATGCGTTCAAACCTGAATGGGCATCTAATGAGGCTCTATCATCTACTGTTGAACTCGGAGGGATGCTAGTTGAAAGCACTGAAGTAGAAAATGCCACATTTTGAGTAGGTACATTGTTATTACCACCAACAGGAAATAAGGGCTGTGATACAGGAATAGGAGGAGCTGATGTGGGCAGTCCAGGATTCATCTGCACGGGCTGGAGTGCAGGTGGTACAGATGACGGCATAGGAGGCCTCACATTCTGTACTGGAAACAATGGTTGCTGAGCATACCCCCCCAATGGAGCAGACTGAGGAATTGAAACCGCTGTAGAATGTGGATACCAATGCTGGAGACGAGGAATAGGCCAAGCATTAGGAGGCACTGGCACTGAAGAGTTGTACCTGGCACCATAGAAATGAAACTTTTTGTTAAGAGTAAATGTCAAATGAATAAGTAAACTGTAAAACAAGATAAATATGTCTCCTACTACTATATGCTACTACGGGGAAACATAATGCTAATATAAACAAATTTGTTCAGCCAAAGAACTGCATTAAAAGCACAAAACCTCTTAAAACATACATACATTGGTGGCATTGCCCCTAAAGCAGGTTGAGGAGGATATGCAATGCTCATAGATCCAGGCACCATTGGACCCAACGGTGTTGATAAAATATCCCCTTTCGCCACTTTTGATGGAGCATCCTCATCTGCAAGAAATTTCAGAATAGCGAATTTTGTTCAAACATATGCCAGCTGGCATCAGTAGAAGCATGACAAGCTCTTAGACAATGAAAGCCCAACTTGAAACAATGCTAATTCTAGTATTTTTCTATATTAAACAAGAAAACAGAAGATATTAAGCAGTATCACAAGGAGGGAAGAAAGTTGGTTACTAAAAACCAATAACAAAGCTCACTACATCAAAAGGTATAGAATAATTTTCTTATCAAATTGCTAGATGAATGTTTACCTTCTTCGCCATAATGTGCAGCCAAGATGTCATCGGGAATTCCTTGCATCCCATAGATTTCAATTTCTGTTGATTCTCTCCCCGATTTTGCATTGGGAACCCTGGAT
It encodes the following:
- the LOC133802243 gene encoding protein SUPPRESSOR OF FRI 4 yields the protein MGKKKKRVASKVWCYYCDREFDDEKILVQHQKAKHFKCHVCHKKLSTASGMAIHVLQVHKESVTKVPNAKSGRESTEIEIYGMQGIPDDILAAHYGEEDEDAPSKVAKGDILSTPLGPMVPGSMSIAYPPQPALGAMPPMYNSSVPVPPNAWPIPRLQHWYPHSTAVSIPQSAPLGGYAQQPLFPVQNVRPPMPSSVPPALQPVQMNPGLPTSAPPIPVSQPLFPVGGNNNVPTQNVAFSTSVLSTSIPPSSTVDDRASLDAHSGVQLINSHSYASGPNTGGPSIGPPPVITNKTPATQPATNEVYLVWDDEAMSMEERRMSLSQYQVHDETSQMSSIDAAIDRRISESRLAGRMAF